The genomic segment ATGCACAGATCGAAGGCGATTTTAAGGAAGGCTCCAAAGTTCTTCTAGTTGAAGATTTGTCCACAGACGGACGCAGCAAAGTTACTTTTGCTGAAGCTCTTCGTCGTGCCGGCGCAAACGTGACCCATACGTTTGTACTTTTCGAATACGGAATTTTCCCGAACTCAGAACAGACTCTCGCTGATGCGGGTCTTGAAATGCTCTCACTGGCTAACTGGTGGGACATTCTGAATGTTTGTAAGAAAGAAAATTACTTTGATACCAAGTCCTTAGGCGAAGTTGAAAAGTTCTTGAATAATCCAGTAGAATGGTCTGGAGCTCATGGCGGAATTTCTACTTACCCAGAGTAAAAGCTTTTTAGCCCTTTTCTTACTTCTATATTCAAGTACAAAAAAACCCCGAATAACTAGTTATTCGGGGTTTTACTCATTTTAAGATAGGAGGATGTATTTAAAAACGCTCGAAATCATCACTTAGCCCCGCAGAGGGAAGAGCTTTAATCTTATTGCGAGAACTAGAGTTTATTTGATTGCGAACTAAACGTGAATCTCCACAATCGAAAAACAGCATCATTTCACGAAGACTTTCCGCCTGACTTGCAAGTTCTTCTGATGTTGAAGCTACTTCTTCCGATGAAGAAGCACTTATCTGCGTTGCTCTTTCCACCTGACTCACTGCCGATCCTATCTGCTGAATTGCTGAGTCCTGCTCTGCACAGGTTGCGTTGATCTCACTAATAAGTTCGGAAGTGCTCTCAATATCAGGGACAAGCTCATCAAGCATGACAACGGCTTGATCAGCGACAATGACAGTAGATGAAGAAAGCTCGCTAATTTCACTTGCGGCAGTACCACTTCTTTCAGCAAGTTTACGAACTTCGGCTGCGACAACAGCAA from the Maridesulfovibrio frigidus DSM 17176 genome contains:
- a CDS encoding orotate phosphoribosyltransferase, with protein sequence MVPTGFPDKATIAEITAKMLIEVEAVRFRADEPFKFTSGWASPVYIDCRKLISYPRVRSTLMDFGASVILRDVGFESIDCVAGGETAGIPFAAWLSERLMLPMQYVRKKAKGFGRDAQIEGDFKEGSKVLLVEDLSTDGRSKVTFAEALRRAGANVTHTFVLFEYGIFPNSEQTLADAGLEMLSLANWWDILNVCKKENYFDTKSLGEVEKFLNNPVEWSGAHGGISTYPE